Proteins from one Candidatus Margulisiibacteriota bacterium genomic window:
- the purE gene encoding 5-(carboxyamino)imidazole ribonucleotide mutase — protein MAKPRVGIILGSKSDLPALAKAEAQLKAFGIAYDITVASAHRNPRQVEQYAKSAERNYDLIIAAAGMAAALPGVVAAHTHLPVIGIPLHSAGLGGHDALFSIVQMPPGVPVATVAIDGAKNAAILAAQILALKYPALAAKLKHFKQGMAKK, from the coding sequence ATGGCTAAGCCAAGAGTCGGGATCATTCTGGGAAGCAAGTCAGACCTGCCGGCGCTGGCCAAGGCCGAGGCCCAGCTCAAAGCGTTCGGCATCGCCTACGATATCACCGTCGCCTCCGCCCACCGCAACCCCAGGCAAGTTGAACAGTACGCCAAAAGCGCCGAGCGGAATTACGACCTGATCATCGCGGCGGCCGGGATGGCGGCGGCGCTGCCGGGAGTAGTGGCGGCGCACACGCACCTGCCGGTGATCGGCATCCCGCTCCATTCGGCCGGATTGGGCGGCCATGACGCCTTGTTCTCCATCGTCCAGATGCCGCCGGGCGTGCCGGTGGCGACGGTGGCGATCGACGGCGCGAAGAACGCGGCTATCCTGGCGGCCCAGATCCTGGCGTTAAAATACCCGGCGCTGGCGGCCAAGCTGAAACACTTCAAGCAAGGGATGGCCAAAAAGTGA
- a CDS encoding homocitrate synthase codes for MPKVYIIDVTNRDGVQTSRIGLAKLEKTIINMYLNEMGIFQSEFGFPFTKHETNYLNANLELAAMGVLSPIKLEGWARAIKKDVELSFKLTPKIKHLNLSISTSNIMLENKFMGKLSEDQIIGSMAEAVDTAYKLGAETVGVNAEDASRTELDYLVKYGKAAKEHGAKRLRYCDTLGADDPQTIYNRIKILAQEIKLPIELHCHNDLGMAVACSVMGARGAVAGGQDAYINTTVNAVGERAGNADLLSCLLALKYSSGLRDQNLLPETIKLNKAWQIANYASYAFRIPIPVNQVGVGANAFAHESGIHADGALKDRRNYELYDYEELGRGEPELVETGRLITVGEYSGIKGFRNVYGKLEVEFKDDKEAERVLELTRYANVHTQKPLTKAELLFCAKYPEQARKIMTVTPE; via the coding sequence ATGCCAAAGGTTTATATCATCGACGTAACTAACCGCGACGGGGTCCAGACCTCGCGGATCGGCCTGGCCAAACTGGAAAAAACGATCATTAACATGTACCTGAACGAGATGGGGATCTTCCAGTCCGAGTTCGGTTTTCCCTTCACCAAACACGAGACCAATTACCTCAACGCGAACCTGGAACTGGCGGCAATGGGCGTTCTCTCGCCCATCAAGCTGGAAGGCTGGGCCCGGGCGATCAAGAAAGACGTCGAGCTTTCTTTCAAGCTGACCCCGAAGATCAAGCACCTTAACCTGTCGATCTCCACCTCCAACATCATGCTGGAGAATAAGTTCATGGGGAAACTGTCGGAAGACCAGATCATCGGCAGCATGGCGGAAGCGGTCGACACCGCTTATAAGCTCGGCGCCGAAACGGTCGGCGTCAACGCGGAAGACGCTTCCCGGACCGAGCTCGACTACCTGGTCAAATACGGCAAGGCGGCCAAAGAGCACGGCGCCAAACGGCTGCGCTATTGCGACACGCTCGGCGCGGACGACCCGCAGACGATCTACAACCGGATCAAGATCCTGGCGCAGGAGATCAAGTTGCCGATCGAGCTCCACTGCCACAACGACCTCGGGATGGCGGTCGCCTGCTCGGTGATGGGGGCCAGGGGCGCAGTGGCCGGCGGGCAGGACGCTTACATCAACACGACGGTCAACGCGGTCGGCGAGCGCGCCGGCAACGCCGACCTGCTTTCCTGTCTGCTGGCGCTGAAATACAGCAGCGGCCTGCGCGACCAGAATCTGCTGCCCGAAACGATCAAGCTGAACAAGGCCTGGCAGATCGCCAATTACGCTTCCTACGCTTTCCGCATCCCGATCCCGGTCAACCAGGTCGGGGTAGGGGCGAACGCGTTCGCCCACGAATCGGGCATCCACGCCGACGGGGCGCTCAAGGACCGGCGCAATTACGAGCTGTACGATTATGAGGAGCTCGGCCGCGGCGAGCCCGAGCTGGTGGAGACCGGCCGGCTGATCACCGTCGGCGAGTACAGCGGGATCAAAGGATTCCGCAACGTTTACGGCAAGCTGGAGGTCGAGTTCAAGGACGACAAGGAAGCCGAGCGGGTCCTGGAGCTGACGCGCTACGCCAACGTGCACACGCAAAAGCCGCTGACCAAAGCGGAATTGCTTTTCTGCGCCAAATATCCGGAACAGGCCCGCAAGATCATGACCGTGACTCCTGAATAA
- a CDS encoding shikimate dehydrogenase yields MRKIVGIIGHPLGHSVSPAMHNAAYRELGLDYEYLPFEVQPEDLPEALNGFRALHMAGFNVTIPHKERIVPLLDEVTKLARIIGAVNTVENQDGRLVGYNTDGPGFLNALTEEAGFEPKGKEAVVLGAGGAARAVAIMLAEVGAKRVTVTDVDEFKGQELAEYLGTLSKTKATFEKIGSASLKESIAGADLLVNATPVGMHPNVNDSPLPDKVKLNKKTVVYDLVYNPAETKLLKTAQAAGCRAVSGLGMLVQQGALAFTVLTGEEAPLETMWNAAKKALRAN; encoded by the coding sequence ATGCGCAAAATAGTCGGTATTATCGGCCACCCGCTCGGCCACAGCGTCTCGCCGGCCATGCATAACGCGGCCTATCGCGAACTCGGGCTGGATTACGAATACCTGCCGTTCGAGGTCCAGCCGGAAGACCTGCCGGAAGCCCTGAACGGTTTCCGGGCGCTCCACATGGCCGGTTTCAACGTCACCATCCCGCACAAGGAACGGATCGTCCCCCTGCTGGACGAGGTGACCAAGCTTGCCCGGATCATCGGCGCCGTCAATACGGTAGAGAACCAGGACGGCCGGCTGGTCGGCTACAATACGGACGGGCCCGGTTTCCTCAACGCGCTGACGGAAGAGGCGGGTTTCGAACCGAAAGGAAAAGAAGCGGTCGTCCTCGGCGCCGGCGGCGCCGCGCGCGCCGTGGCGATCATGCTGGCCGAGGTCGGGGCGAAAAGGGTGACCGTCACCGATGTCGATGAATTCAAAGGCCAGGAACTGGCTGAATACCTCGGTACCTTGTCAAAAACCAAAGCCACATTTGAAAAGATCGGCAGCGCAAGCCTAAAAGAGTCGATCGCCGGCGCCGACCTGCTCGTCAACGCCACCCCGGTCGGGATGCACCCCAACGTTAATGATTCGCCTTTGCCGGACAAGGTCAAACTGAACAAAAAAACCGTCGTTTACGATCTGGTCTATAATCCGGCGGAGACTAAACTGTTGAAAACCGCCCAAGCTGCCGGCTGCCGGGCAGTGAGCGGCCTCGGGATGCTCGTTCAACAGGGGGCATTGGCCTTCACGGTCCTGACCGGCGAAGAAGCGCCGCTCGAAACGATGTGGAACGCCGCGAAAAAAGCCCTCCGCGCCAACTGA